In Oreochromis aureus strain Israel breed Guangdong linkage group 6, ZZ_aureus, whole genome shotgun sequence, the genomic window GTGATACCAAAAGGTAGGCACTTATTGATCACAGGCTTGATCTAAGATTtgggttgtttaaaaaaaaaatctttttcaagAAGAGACTGCAGTCACTATCAACTTAGGGAATGGTGGTAATGTTGTATGTTTTACATCTTTGAAATAAACTACAACTAACCCCCCCATGctgtttgttcccatttctttaattGGCTTTATGAAAAAcaccaaagaaaacacagccTTAAATTGTATCATTTCCTCAGCAAGATGACTCCCAAATCAGTgtaaaacttggcatatctcagcatggtgtgcagtgggTCCTTAAAagaaatttgaggaaactgaacaagtggaggacaaaagaagcaCAAGAACAGAATGTCATGTCCTTAAGATAGCCAAGACCTTTTACAGGACCTGAAAGATTTATATCAGTCTACCGAAGCCTGATCCAAAACGGTCTTAGTGGAAGGGTGGATATCAAGAAGCCATTGTGCACCGAAAACACGTCTCATGGAGTGATAACtcgaaagaaaatggaaaatcaaaaagaaatgagGGATCACTCAATACAGTTGCAcagtattttaaatcttttttttcgtttttgtaCCACTGTTTGCACCGTTACACTAACACACTCTCTTTGTGTTCAAATTTGGCGGTAATCATGATTCTGATGTTCTTTGTAGAAATGTCAGTCGCCACGACTGTGGTAGCCATCATTGGAAAAGGGTTTTCTTCAGCATCCTTTGCCACTCTAGTGCTATACAGCTCTGAGCTGTACCCAACTGTAGTAAGGTAACTCTACAAGCCTAATTccaaacttttgtttttgaataaaCTCTTCAGGACATCGCTTTTTCTGCAAGGTCTTCTGTTTGATTAAGACTaatatgtttatgttttcagGCAGAACGGTATGGGTTACAACTCGTTCATGGCTCGGTTTGGCGTAGCTGTGGCTCCTATGATCCTCTTACTGGATGACGTCTGGACGGAGCTGCCACAGGTCGTTTTGTGCTTTGTGGCTGTACTCGGGGGAATAGTGGCAAGGACACTTTCAGAGACCCGCAACAGGTGCCTGCCAGAGACCATAGAGGACATTGAACAGAAGCAGTAGTAAAGAATCGCTGACGTGAACTCGTTTGGCCCATCAGATATTCTACAGCCAAAGTGCAGTCTATTCTGTGAACTCAAGTGCAGTTTACTCTAGAAACTGCATAACTTTAAAGGATTTCAAATAACCAAATCAATTAATTACACTACCACTAGCACTGCTACTATGACTGCATAAAGCAGCAGTTTCCTTAAAATGCGCacaacttttacatttttctgttttagtcCTACTAATGTCCACTTTGAGAACCATTTCCAGGTGAGAAATTATTGTTACAGTGTTATATTTCCAATAAACTGAGTTTCATTAAATCTGTTACATTTTACCTTCCTTTTgttcttaaaaaatatattgtggCTGAGTCGAAGTCCAGCAAACCGTTTAGAAATTCAGGGAAAATCCAATAAAGTCATGTTATGCATAAACACATAATGCTGCACTGAAGTAGAtcattcttttttaaacagcaggtgTTCAAGTACTGATTCACTTTACCCAAGACTCATTTCCATATTTAGTAAACCAAAAGCATCTagacaaaagcacaaaaaccaCGGATCAAACTGTCTTTCGGATAACAGACTTTACTAATTAATTTATACAGAGAAATGAAGTCAAAGCTCAttgttttaaagaaacaaagcaaGCACAAATGTTTATGACTCAGCAGTTTCCTAAACAAAATTCAACCACATCTAAATAACACGTTTGTTATTCCGTTTGAGTAGTTACGACCGGGTCTAACCACTGTTGTTGACATTTTATCTGACGTTACACGTAGTTACAGAATTAACATTGATGGGGGGGGgcaaagaaaatatttaaaaaaataatcaaaaagtCAAATTTGAAACATTAAAGATACAATGAGAGAAAGATCTAAAACTAAAGTAAGCAGTTGTTTTTCCAGGACACTTGTTGGCTGTTGTTCAGTACTGGGAATACTCTTTGCTCTCTAGTTTGGCAATGATTCGCTCCAGCTGTCGCTTAGCTTCACATTGTGGGAAGTTACTCATTTCGTAGTATTGAGGTGCAATCTTCACCAGCCTGTAACAGAGACAGGAGAACATGGATGACCCCGTCACTCAGCTAACGCAACACATGTAAAAACAGCTTTTAGTGAGATCTTATTGTCTGTACACGTACCACTCTGGCTTGATGTCTGTGCATGTGCGGATGTAGTTCTTGGTGGTGAGGACAAACTCGTTGTAGAGCACCCACTCTGGTTTGTGGTCCAGGACTGTAGATGGGTGCAGCTGGACCACTTGGTTGTCTTTCACTGTGAGGTAATGGCCTGTGCGCTCCAAATGAGCCACCTGCAGGGAGGTTCAaaagaataatttaaaaatgataACAGTAAAATCCTTTTCAGTTCAAAGAGAATACTAAGCCCACTAACAGGCTGATAGCAGACTTCAGTTTACTGCTACCAAAgctccttcctcttcctcctcctccgaaTCTATTAGGTCTGCTCACCTGCATGAAGAAGCCGGTGCAGAGCGCCCGTCGGATGTTGATGTAGTAATCTCTGCTTGTGAACTCTGTGCTCCGACGAGGCAGGTTGAAGCGGTCCATGATCCTGGACAGCTGCTGCCGCACATTGTCGGCAGACATCAGCGAGCGGTAGTTGACAAAGTTGTCGTAGCACCACTGGTTAGACTCATGGTCTAGAAAAAGGCATGAGAGACATTCAAGTCTAAGGTGCTAACTAGATCATCAAAATTTTACTAATCCCAAAAAAAGTTGTTAATAAAAAATAGATCATGGCTCTTTATCTTTAAAATATGTTAGATGAAACATGTTTTCAAGCATAAATGTCTACAAATCATGTACtgaatttgtcattttaaacagAAATGATGCATGAGGACACAAAAACGCATATTCCTGTCACCTCAGTGGCTCTCAATAGGTTATACATTTGAGTCTTGTCACACAACACATCAAACCTCTCTGTTGCATACTAGCCTGTATGTAACAGAGAGGTTCCCAGGAACATTCAGTGAGATCCCTGAAGCTTTGGAATAAACTGCCTGAGGAAATCTGGTCAGCAGAGTCAGTGCTGTCTTTGAAATCTCTGCTCATGTTGGTTATCCAGAAGCCACCTGTGACTGTTTTAACAAATCTCATTGTATTCATCTATTGTATTTCTCTGTACGAATGCTCACCTATCATATAACATTCAACCATTCTACTGCTCCATTATAAAAACATCTTTCTCCAGCACGTTTTCTTTAGCTTTAAAGAGCCGCATGTTGCATTTTTATCTTATTCTGCTGATCACAAAGTGtgtgtattaaaaaaacacaaaaaaaaaccacacaaaacaaATTAATGCAGGTTTAACTTCATCATGCAAAAATCCAAATAAAACGTGGACTGATGCTCACTTTGTTTGAAGGCGTGATAGACGTTGAGCAGCGTCAAGTGGTCTCCGTCAATGTGAGCAAACCTCATCTTGGACTCGTCTGCTGCCTTCTTAGCCTCCGTAGGACGGACAAAACACTGTGGGACTAAACAAGGTTGGTATGGGCCCCAACAAAGCCGCCCATAGGGATGAGTCAAACATTCACAGAAAAATGCAGCAAAGCCTATGATGCTAGGGCACTCGACACTGCTTGGGACAGGGCAGGACCACAAGCTCTATAAGAGGGAGCTGCAGTCTTTTCTCATGGTCATTCCCAACTGTAATGGTTATTAGCTCGTAGAGAGGAGTCATTTAACCACATCTGTAAAACAagagttttcacacagctgcagAGTGTTAGGGACACCAACAAAGTTGAACCTTTCCAGAACTCACAGATCTTACTTTAGCTACATGAGTGTTAGGCCTTTTAGTAGGTGGAAGACTGAAACACATCTGAGCTAAATGTTACTCTACAATacaacattaattttaaaagtgTTGCTTCAAAAAAGATAATTCAATAGATATGAAAAACTTCCAAGTGGTGCCTGCCCTATCCACTTTCTTTAATGATGAAAAACTCACTTTctattaacaaaacaaaaacctgagATTTAAAGTTAAGAGTTAATATATGAAGTCGTATTGACCTACAtgtggcaaaaaaacaaaacaaaaacatgagtaTATATTGTCTTTTTCCAGCTGAATCATTATTTACATTCTTTccttatttgtactaaaatcaAAAATAAGTGTGACTAACACCGGCATGAAATGTGTCATGTGTGTATTGACAAAAATCTGAAATATCAGCTTGTTCAGTTGTCATAATCCTGGACAAGGTACTACAAACGATCTGCACTTgttttctgagaactttgtaAACATTAATTCAGCGCTTAGTTGTTAAATCTTAAAAGGGGCAAATTTGTGCCCCCAGatctctttttttgtctctacaagagcagctttgcatgagtcaGTTTATTATTCATTCTTTACCCCTCAATTCTGATGGGGGCTGATGTCCTCACAGCCAGAGCTACGTGGCTTAGATAATCATATTAACGATATCTGCTCTCATTGACATCAAACAAAGCCAGGAGTAGGGGAAAAAACCTCAGAAATCAAGAGGAAATcatttagagcagtctgaagtTCAAGATTGTGTCTCACAAGGTTTGTTCACACAAATGTGGATCTCTGCTTTTAAAACTTTAGCCTATTCAATATGAGCATCCCTCAGTTTAACAGTACATTTTATACATGAGACAGAATAGGAAAAAGGATAATAGCACCTCTTTAAAAAGCTTTCTATACATCCCATCATTATTCAGTAAATGTATTATGCAAGACTTATATAAGACTTGGTGGGCCCCATGGGATATTCTGTGTTTTAAGTGGGTCGCAGCATTCTTGACTTTGGGAATGGCTGGCTTAGAGGAGTAGAAAATGTGCACAAACTGGACGTAAATTGGGATTATTTTTAACACTACCTGTAATCAGAAGTGTTAACCCAAAGAGACTTGGCCTACAACAGGCAAGTAAGACGTCAGCCCAGTCCTGGGCATTACCTGACAACATGGCAGTAATGGAAAGGATCTCGTTGGAGCAGTTAAACTCGCAGCTTGCAATGACCATCTTTGCCAGTTGGGGGTCCAGAGGAAATTCTGCCATCATGGAGCCCAGCTCTGTCAGGTCACCATCATCATTGAGAGCTGCCAGGTAGTTCAGCAGCTCAAGGGCCCTCATCAACGTCTCAGGAGCTGCATGGAGGAGAGACAGTGAGATCAGCTAGCCACGGCTAACTAGCATAAAAGGACCATTTACAGTTCACAATAAGACTGCAGGCTGACTTACCAGGTGGATCCATGAAGTCAAAGTGGACGAGGTCATCAATACCCAGCTTTTTAAGCTGAAGCACTACAGATCCCAAGTTTGAGCGAAGAATCTCAGGGTATGTGTTATCCTAAAAAGGGACGATAATAAAGTCAAATATAATGGATGTTGTTATCCTGAAGGAGCGAGCAGCACAAAGATGAACCTCATGCGGTGAAGTGAGGGGATATGAGGGGCTAACAAGGGCATAGGTCTTAGTATAATGTCTGAGAGGCTTTGTCACACAACATGAGAAACCTATATACAAGGGCAAACTGTGGAGAAGACATAACGCTGAATTTATACAGCAGATTGTTCACTTCAAGGGCAGCAAAGAGTTTAAATCTTTGTGCTTGACTGATCACCATTCAAGCAATCTGCATGATCTACAAATGATCATGAATGTGAAGTGACTTCTGCAGTATTTACGCTGTATAAAATCTTACTTCTTTAGACTGCTGCATCCATAAAAAGGCAGCAGTCTGATGGCATGCCTCTTAGGAAAGTTTACTACAATATAACTTTATTTCAATATTACAGGAATTAGGCTAGTCCAGCATAACTCAGTATTCGGTATAAAGTTTCCTTTCATTTGCTGAGCTGTTGTCATTTTGGGCTTCTGTGACTCACGCCGCCACTTCTCTGCAGTAACCTCCAAAACAAAATTTCAGGTGCATTTGAAAATCTGTGTGTCCCAGGCCCCTCCTGTGAAGGACATGCAAGGTCCTTCACAGTTTATTATGCCTTTATCCAAACCtcaacgacaacaacaacaacaacaaaaaatcacTTGCCTGCATCTCTGTTTTGTAGGCCTTCTCTGTGTAGAGACGGAAGCATTTCCCTGGACGTGTTCTTCCAGCTCGTCCTGCCCTCTGCTGGGCAGAAGCTTTACTGATGGCTGTGACGAGCAGAGACTCCACTCTGATTCGAGGATTGTACACCTAGACACACGTGGCAAAGCATGTTTAGGTACAACAACTCTCATGACAGATTACTACAATGTgacgaaaaaacaaaacaaaatcataaaCATCTCCATTTACACCAACATCACTTAAGACCAAACTAATAATAAAGCTGTGCAATCAGTGCAATCAGGTCAGTCACTTTTGTCTACCTTTTGTTTGGCAAATCCAGGGTCAATGACAAACACCACGCCATCAATTGTTAGAGAAGTCTCAGCGATGTTTGTCGACACCACAACCTGAGGGAAGAAGCAAAGTgatgtaaaatatttgaaacCTGATAGGTGagaatctgtttgtttgtttaaaagggATTTCTGCtgcacacaaaagcaaaactcATCCATTATATTTAGGCCACAACACAGTATTGACACTTTTTCTTTGCCACAAATGGCCtaaatgtgcatttttcttAAAGACATAAGCTCCAACTTTAACTTGGCTGTGTCTTATCAATTTACTGTAGGAGCCAAATTACTTTTTGGaatgaatattttttatttaaattagtcTTTTTATCTTCTGTTATATATTATCCCTGGTCTGAGCTACTGTGCATGATCAGAATTCATattcttttctttccatttgTAATACATACAAAGTTACATTCGTGTCCCAGAATCAGACTTCAGGAATACTTTAGTGCCCCCTAGTGTCAGTCAAAAAAAAACCTACATCTTACAATGCAGGCTATTGTGATATTAAAGACAACTATGTAAATGACATGAAACTGCAACAACtttaaaactgatttaaaaatgaatgttaTTGGTCATCATTACTCTCCACTAGCCTTAAAAACCATCTGCAAATGTAATATCTTCAGTAAATTTACAGGAAATGCATTTTAAGACCTTAATCTCCTTGACTTTATTTCAAACTTGTACCTTTCTTCCTATTGCACCATTTGGCTTCCTTGGAGGAGGCGGCTCAAAGATTCTTTGTTGCTGCTGTGGAGGCAACGTGGAATACAGTGGAATGATTTTGATGTCTCCAACCTCAGGACCCAGGTCATCTACCTCACGCTTGATCCGTTTGCATGCCTCATCAATttcctgaaagaaaaaaaaaaaagtattataaCTTTGCATTTTGAATCAGTGGAGAGTGTGCTGCTTCAAACTAATGTCTACTGGAACTGTAACCTGAGCATTATGAGCTTTACCTCTTGACCAGTGAGGAAGAGAAGACAGTCACCTTCATCTTCCTCACACATATGAATCTGGATGACAGTGCGGATTGCCGCCTCAAGGTAGTCCCGCTCTGGCTCCGGAGTGTAAAAGATCTCAACAGGATGTGTACGTCCAGGAATAGTCAGAAGAGGACAGCTGTCAAAGTACACCTGGAACTTCCCAGCATCTAGTGTGGCACTCATGACAATCACCTGCACACAAAGTTTATATGTGGGTATATAAAATACTTAAATCTTACAGACATGTGCAATGGTATCATCTCTGTATGACATTAGTTGCATCTTAATGTTATTACATGGTAACAAAAGATGGAGCTTTTATGAAAATTCCTATGTATGCAATCATCCTTCTCTATACATTAAATATCCCATCTGCACTTTCTTCTGTCATTCACACAACTTCAAATCACACCAGAAATCTCCAAAAGTGGAGGTTTTAGTCTACCCcaggtttcttttttgtttttgtttttttaaattgaccAGATTCTCCACACTGTCCCAATTTCTGACTTCCTGTCTcttttggtctttgtctctGGTTGGAATTCTAACCAGCGTCTTTAGTGGCCACATCCAATCCAGTTTTGTGtacaaaattacattttctgGGGATAACTAGAGTGATAACAAATTACAACCATGGCAAGCATCAAAAACCACCTCCAGTAGACACTGCTTAATTTAACATGGCTAATGACCATTGACATGCTCCATTAGTGATATTTCCTACTGAACTGTCCATTTCCTACTGATGCATGAATGGCTAAACAAATCCTGCTGCTCTTTGCGCTTTTTAACTTTACTACTGGAACATACTCAACTTGTGAGTGGTGTCACTCCTAACTCCAACATCCAACTTCTGAGGCAACTAGAAAGAAGCATAATTCACCTGGCACACCTGCTTTTGTTTTccttacaattttttttttaatattctgaGTAGaaattaaattttgtttttaaatcagctagattagttttttttttattaaggaagcacctgtttttaaagacataaatacattaaaattatATCCCACTTGGGTGAAGAGAAAAATACCTTCAGATCTGATCTCTGACGAACCACTTCTTTCAGTACTCCCATCAGGATGTCTGTGGCCAGAGTTCTCTCGTGAGCCTCATCCAGAATGATCACACCATATCGCTCCAGTAGTGGGTCATTCATGGCCTCTCTTAACAACATACCGTCTGTCATGTACCTGAAGAAACAACAATGCTTTGTTAGGCTGGGCTGCTCTGTGCCGGTGAAAAGCAGATTCTCTGAATCAAACCACCTCATTCACTCACAGCACCACTTACTTTAATATAGTCTTGGCGGAGCTACAATCCTCAAATCGGATGGAGTAGCCAACTTCCTGTCCAAGCATGACGTCCATTTCGTCCGCCACCCTCTGAGCCACACTCATGGCTGCTACTCTCCTGGGCTGAGTACAGGCTACAGCCCGCTTAGGACCAGGCAAGCCTCTAACCATATCCACACACCACTGTGGGATCTGTAAATTGAATCAAAGGTTGCAGAGAATCTAATAAAAGCAATTCAAGagaatatcattttttttttttaatgatatgcATTTACACTGTGCCATCACACTGTTGGCTTCTTTCAG contains:
- the LOC116334494 gene encoding pre-mRNA-splicing factor ATP-dependent RNA helicase DHX15, coding for MSKRHRLDLGDDYSSSKKRSDGRDRDRDRDREDRSRDRDRDRDRDRDRDRDREPKPSSAPSNSTPAAPGLPPLKQMVLNQQINPFTSLPHTPRYYEILKKRLQLPVWEYKESFTDIITRHQSFVLVGETGSGKTTQIPQWCVDMVRGLPGPKRAVACTQPRRVAAMSVAQRVADEMDVMLGQEVGYSIRFEDCSSAKTILKYMTDGMLLREAMNDPLLERYGVIILDEAHERTLATDILMGVLKEVVRQRSDLKVIVMSATLDAGKFQVYFDSCPLLTIPGRTHPVEIFYTPEPERDYLEAAIRTVIQIHMCEEDEGDCLLFLTGQEEIDEACKRIKREVDDLGPEVGDIKIIPLYSTLPPQQQQRIFEPPPPRKPNGAIGRKVVVSTNIAETSLTIDGVVFVIDPGFAKQKVYNPRIRVESLLVTAISKASAQQRAGRAGRTRPGKCFRLYTEKAYKTEMQDNTYPEILRSNLGSVVLQLKKLGIDDLVHFDFMDPPAPETLMRALELLNYLAALNDDGDLTELGSMMAEFPLDPQLAKMVIASCEFNCSNEILSITAMLSVPQCFVRPTEAKKAADESKMRFAHIDGDHLTLLNVYHAFKQNHESNQWCYDNFVNYRSLMSADNVRQQLSRIMDRFNLPRRSTEFTSRDYYINIRRALCTGFFMQVAHLERTGHYLTVKDNQVVQLHPSTVLDHKPEWVLYNEFVLTTKNYIRTCTDIKPEWLVKIAPQYYEMSNFPQCEAKRQLERIIAKLESKEYSQY